A single genomic interval of Lynx canadensis isolate LIC74 chromosome A2, mLynCan4.pri.v2, whole genome shotgun sequence harbors:
- the LOC115509149 gene encoding leptin: MLCGPLCRFLWLWPYLSYVEAVPIRKVQDDTKTLIKTIVTRINDISHTSVSSKQRVAGLDFIPGLHPVLSLSKMDQTLAIYQQILTGLPSRNVVQISNDLENLRDLLHLLASSKNCPLPRVRGLETLESLGGALEASLYSTEVVALSRLQASLQDMLWRLDLSPGC; this comes from the exons ATGCTTTGTGGACCCTTGTGCCGATTCCTGTGGCTTTGGCCCTATCTATCCTATGTTGAAGCTGTGCCAATCCGAAAAGTCCAGGATGACACCAAAACCCTCATCAAGACGATTGTCACCAGGATCAATGACATTTCACACACG TCTGTCTCCTCCAAACAGAGAGTCGCTGGTCTTGACTTCATTCCTGGGCTCCACCCTGTCCTGAGTTTGTCCAAGATGGACCAGACATTGGCCATCTACCAACAGATCCTCACCGGTCTGCCTTCTAGAAACGTGGTCCAAATATCTAATGACCTAGAGAACCTCCGGGACCTTCTCCACCTGCTGGCTTCCTCCAAGAACTGTCCCTTGCCCCGGGTCAGGGGCCTGGAGACCCTCGAGAGCCTGGGCGGTGCCCTGGAAGCCTCACTCTACTCCACGGAGGTGGTGGCCCTGAGCAGGCTGCAGGCTTCTCTACAGGACATGCTTTGGCGGCTGGACCTCAGCCCTGGGTGCTGA